A stretch of Lactiplantibacillus brownii DNA encodes these proteins:
- the recU gene encoding Holliday junction resolvase RecU, producing the protein MTIRYPNGKAYRQPSHSKSKSTKFANVNFGDRGMSLEAELNSSNTYYLENNIAVIHKKPIPIQIVKVDYPNRSAAVIREAYFKQASTTDYNGVYRGRYLDFEAKETKSKTAFPLKNFHEHQIEHMRKCLAQDGICFVIIRFAELNRLFLLTATDLFHYWDHQATGGRKSIPLTDIEQLATELHYHINPLIPYLDVIDKIIEG; encoded by the coding sequence GTGACGATTCGTTATCCAAACGGCAAAGCTTATCGCCAACCCTCTCATTCTAAATCAAAGTCCACCAAGTTTGCCAATGTTAACTTCGGTGATCGGGGCATGAGTCTGGAAGCAGAACTCAATAGTAGTAATACCTATTATTTGGAAAATAATATCGCAGTTATTCATAAAAAACCAATCCCGATCCAGATCGTTAAAGTTGATTATCCAAACCGGAGTGCCGCTGTCATTCGTGAAGCCTACTTCAAGCAAGCTTCAACGACTGACTACAACGGGGTTTACCGTGGGAGATACTTAGATTTTGAGGCTAAGGAGACTAAAAGTAAAACCGCGTTTCCACTCAAAAACTTTCATGAACATCAAATCGAACACATGCGTAAATGTTTAGCACAAGATGGGATTTGTTTTGTCATTATTCGTTTTGCAGAGTTGAATCGCTTGTTTTTATTAACAGCGACCGACCTCTTTCATTATTGGGATCATCAAGCAACCGGTGGCCGTAAATCAATTCCACTCACGGACATTGAACAACTGGCAACTGAGTTACACTATCATATTAATCCCCTCATTCCTTATTTGGATGTCATTGATAAAATCATTGAGGGTTAA
- the gpsB gene encoding cell division regulator GpsB: protein MAKRNFTPKDILQKEFKPKMRGYDPADVDGFLDNVIKDYESFTKDNQQLSDENERLRSKVDELTKQVAVGATSPSSQPTSTVTNMDILKRLSNLERHVFGAQLDNNQNESHRL, encoded by the coding sequence ATGGCTAAACGTAATTTTACTCCCAAAGACATCCTGCAAAAAGAATTCAAACCAAAGATGCGGGGCTATGATCCTGCTGACGTGGATGGCTTCTTGGATAATGTCATTAAGGACTATGAGTCATTTACTAAAGATAACCAACAACTTTCAGATGAAAACGAACGGTTGCGGTCCAAAGTCGATGAGCTAACTAAGCAAGTCGCCGTTGGTGCAACCAGTCCATCTTCACAACCAACTAGTACGGTAACGAATATGGATATTCTGAAACGTTTGTCTAATTTGGAACGCCACGTCTTTGGTGCCCAATTAGATAATAATCAAAATGAATCACATCGTCTATAA
- a CDS encoding pyridoxal phosphate-dependent aminotransferase, with protein sequence MELSRKVMQIQPSATLKISAQAKQMIADGVDVINLGIGEPDYQTPANIKQAAIESINNGQASFYTPATGLPALKQAISRRIEADHGYHFEPNQIVVTDGAKMALFTLFQVILNPEDEVLLPVPYWVSYSEQVKLASGVPVEVGTDRQLRFTVADLEAQRTPKTKALVLNSPQNPSGLVFSRAELTAIVNWAVQHDILIVADEIYEKLLYNGNHFTSVLELGQANMDHVILINGVSKAYSMTGWRIGYAAGPQPIMAKMGIVLGHAASNPAAVSQYAAIEAFSGDQSSVETMRQGFEARLNELYPLIAALPGFKLPGGKPAGAFYLFPDVTETLRLTGYADATAFVTAVLNEAHVGLVPGEAFGLPGHIRISYATDIDSLRTAYQRLKDFIETKMAQQPAPKL encoded by the coding sequence ATGGAATTATCGCGTAAAGTTATGCAAATTCAGCCATCCGCAACGCTAAAGATTAGCGCTCAGGCCAAACAAATGATTGCTGACGGAGTCGATGTGATCAATTTAGGCATCGGCGAGCCAGATTATCAAACGCCTGCTAATATCAAACAAGCCGCTATTGAGAGCATTAATAATGGTCAAGCCAGTTTTTATACGCCGGCAACCGGATTACCGGCCTTGAAACAAGCAATCAGTCGGCGCATCGAGGCGGATCACGGCTATCATTTTGAACCTAATCAGATTGTGGTCACGGATGGGGCTAAGATGGCGCTGTTTACGCTATTCCAAGTGATTTTAAATCCAGAAGATGAAGTGCTCTTGCCAGTGCCGTATTGGGTCAGTTATTCTGAACAAGTGAAGCTTGCTAGCGGGGTGCCAGTTGAAGTGGGCACTGATCGTCAGTTGCGGTTTACGGTGGCTGATCTGGAAGCACAACGTACGCCTAAAACGAAAGCCTTGGTGTTAAATTCACCACAAAATCCATCAGGCTTAGTTTTTAGCCGTGCGGAATTGACGGCAATCGTTAATTGGGCGGTACAACACGATATTTTGATCGTCGCGGATGAAATCTATGAGAAGTTGTTGTATAACGGCAATCACTTTACGTCTGTCTTAGAATTAGGTCAGGCTAACATGGATCATGTCATCCTGATCAACGGGGTTTCCAAAGCTTATTCAATGACTGGTTGGCGGATCGGCTATGCAGCCGGCCCACAACCAATCATGGCTAAGATGGGGATTGTTTTGGGACATGCCGCCAGCAATCCAGCCGCGGTTTCACAATATGCCGCGATTGAAGCATTTAGCGGTGATCAAAGTTCAGTTGAAACGATGCGTCAAGGCTTTGAGGCACGCTTGAATGAGCTGTATCCGTTGATTGCGGCGTTACCGGGCTTTAAGTTACCTGGTGGTAAGCCAGCAGGGGCGTTTTACTTATTCCCAGATGTGACTGAAACGCTGCGTTTAACCGGCTATGCCGATGCAACCGCATTCGTCACTGCCGTTTTGAACGAAGCTCACGTTGGTCTTGTTCCGGGCGAGGCATTTGGCTTACCTGGACATATCCGAATCAGTTATGCGACCGATATTGACTCATTACGTACGGCTTATCAACGGCTAAAAGATTTTATTGAAACTAAAATGGCTCAGCAGCCAGCACCAAAGCTGTAG
- a CDS encoding cell wall elongation regulator TseB-like domain-containing protein — MRVQRKQRPERLIMIILLVVLALIVIAYGTLWVAQRPMHTAQKTAYSLATSKAKLKTTTAFSQYNGNESYYVVTGTSSKNVPVYALINTNKHHKTTVVKQSAGITRTKALKKVWSKQNPSKVIKATLGQYDGEVVWEITYLNQKKALCYEVLQYSNGSQLKSIINI, encoded by the coding sequence ATGAGAGTGCAACGCAAACAGCGACCAGAACGATTGATTATGATTATTCTATTAGTCGTTTTAGCCCTGATCGTCATCGCCTATGGAACCCTGTGGGTCGCTCAACGACCAATGCATACAGCGCAAAAGACGGCGTATAGTTTAGCGACCAGTAAGGCTAAGCTAAAGACGACCACAGCGTTTTCCCAATATAATGGCAATGAGAGCTACTATGTCGTGACTGGAACTTCCAGTAAAAACGTCCCAGTCTATGCTTTGATCAATACGAATAAACATCACAAAACAACCGTTGTCAAACAGTCCGCTGGTATTACGCGGACAAAGGCGTTGAAAAAGGTCTGGTCAAAGCAAAATCCTAGCAAGGTGATCAAAGCCACGTTGGGCCAGTATGATGGTGAAGTTGTCTGGGAAATCACTTATTTAAATCAGAAAAAGGCGCTCTGTTATGAAGTTTTACAATATTCAAACGGTAGCCAATTAAAATCAATTATTAATATTTAA
- a CDS encoding transglycosylase domain-containing protein: MAGNNDQDSRVARNRNRQQPPKKHWFRRIILTIVALIVIGGLAGVGLFFYYAQNSPTISESKLKSENATRVYDANGKLIANLGASNREYVKSANIPTALKSAVVSIEDRRFYQHKGVDYYRIIGAALGNLKGSSLGMQGGSTLTMQLVKLSVFSTKTSDRNLKVKAQEAWLALNVEKHFSKSQILEYYINKVYMGNGIYGMGTAAHYYYGTSLKNLNLSQLALLAGMPQSPTYYDPIQYPKYATSRRNLVLEAMYDNKVITKQQETAAEKVNVQTGLASSSERASIVAQQKHKVVDAYLKEVIADLTAKGYDYQNDGLKVYTNLNMNAQQRLYDIANTSQYVSYPNDTAANRFQLGVSVVDSYTGKISAMVGARKNGNVTYGTNHAVQTDRSNASTMKPILDYGPAIEYHSWPTYKAVADTSYKYPGTNITVHDFDNKTLGNMTMRQALVQSRNIPAVKTLQQVGRTKAKEFANNLGMNLKTVEYANAIGANVSSLQVAGAYAAFANGGTYHKPYYINKIVTQDNRTTSYSSNGKRVMKKSTAYMITNMLKDVINSSTGTATTAKISGVYQAGKTGTDNYPSNFKSKVPSDAEIDSWMAGYTKNYSVAVWTGFDKPYSANGYINSTTSKISQNIYREMMTYLQEHSPNSDWTKPSSVGTVKKNGIEELYVVGHLFSSAEAASGTNSSAASTTTSREASSSESKKEASSSESSSSSSESSSSEESSSSESSESSSSASSESSSSAESSSSAASSSAEQPADNNQNQ, translated from the coding sequence ATGGCAGGTAACAATGATCAAGATTCACGGGTTGCGCGCAATCGCAACCGACAACAGCCACCCAAAAAGCATTGGTTCCGACGAATCATTTTAACCATCGTCGCTCTAATCGTCATCGGCGGCTTGGCTGGTGTTGGCTTATTTTTCTACTACGCGCAGAACTCACCAACCATTTCAGAAAGCAAGCTCAAGAGCGAAAATGCCACGCGGGTCTACGATGCCAATGGCAAGTTAATCGCTAACTTAGGTGCTAGCAATCGCGAATACGTCAAATCAGCAAATATTCCGACCGCGTTGAAAAGTGCCGTGGTCTCAATTGAAGACCGGCGTTTCTATCAACATAAAGGGGTCGATTATTACCGGATCATTGGCGCAGCATTAGGTAACTTGAAAGGTAGCTCACTGGGGATGCAAGGTGGGAGTACCCTAACCATGCAACTCGTTAAACTATCCGTTTTCTCTACCAAAACTTCTGATCGTAACTTGAAAGTCAAAGCACAAGAAGCTTGGCTGGCACTAAATGTTGAAAAACATTTTAGCAAATCGCAAATTCTAGAATACTACATTAACAAAGTCTACATGGGTAACGGAATCTATGGGATGGGCACCGCGGCACATTACTACTACGGTACTTCGCTGAAAAACCTTAATTTGAGTCAATTGGCCTTGCTAGCCGGGATGCCTCAGTCGCCCACCTATTACGATCCAATCCAATATCCAAAATATGCCACGAGCCGACGGAATTTAGTGCTTGAAGCGATGTACGACAATAAAGTGATCACTAAGCAACAGGAAACGGCCGCAGAAAAAGTTAATGTTCAAACCGGCCTCGCCTCCAGCTCAGAACGTGCTAGCATTGTCGCACAACAAAAACATAAAGTTGTTGATGCTTATTTGAAGGAAGTCATCGCTGATTTAACGGCTAAGGGCTATGACTATCAGAACGATGGCTTGAAAGTTTATACCAACTTAAATATGAACGCGCAACAACGACTTTACGATATTGCAAACACCTCACAATATGTCAGTTACCCTAATGATACTGCGGCCAATCGCTTCCAGTTAGGCGTTTCAGTCGTCGACTCGTACACGGGTAAGATTTCGGCAATGGTTGGCGCCCGCAAGAACGGTAATGTGACTTATGGGACGAACCATGCTGTCCAAACAGACCGCTCTAACGCCTCCACCATGAAGCCAATCTTGGATTACGGGCCTGCCATTGAGTATCATAGTTGGCCAACCTACAAGGCAGTTGCGGATACGAGTTATAAGTATCCCGGAACAAATATTACCGTCCATGACTTTGATAACAAGACACTTGGCAACATGACGATGCGCCAAGCCTTAGTCCAATCGCGAAATATTCCAGCGGTCAAGACTTTGCAACAAGTTGGTCGGACTAAAGCCAAGGAATTTGCCAATAACTTAGGCATGAATCTCAAAACGGTCGAATACGCTAATGCCATTGGGGCCAACGTCTCTTCACTGCAAGTTGCGGGAGCCTACGCAGCATTTGCTAACGGTGGAACCTATCACAAGCCTTATTATATTAATAAGATTGTGACCCAAGATAACCGGACGACCAGTTATAGTAGCAACGGCAAGCGTGTGATGAAGAAGTCAACTGCTTATATGATCACCAACATGCTAAAAGATGTCATTAATAGCTCAACCGGGACGGCTACGACCGCTAAAATTAGCGGCGTTTACCAAGCTGGGAAGACTGGGACCGATAATTACCCTAGCAACTTCAAGAGTAAAGTGCCTTCTGATGCCGAGATCGATTCTTGGATGGCCGGCTACACTAAGAATTACTCAGTAGCCGTTTGGACTGGGTTCGATAAGCCTTATTCCGCTAACGGTTACATTAATTCCACGACTTCCAAGATTTCACAGAATATTTACCGTGAAATGATGACTTATCTCCAAGAACACTCACCAAATTCTGATTGGACCAAACCAAGCTCCGTTGGCACAGTCAAAAAGAATGGGATTGAAGAATTGTACGTTGTTGGTCATCTCTTCTCTTCGGCTGAAGCCGCCTCTGGGACAAACTCCTCAGCAGCGTCTACCACGACTAGTCGTGAAGCCAGCAGTTCAGAGTCCAAAAAAGAAGCTTCATCCAGTGAATCTTCTAGTTCTTCGTCCGAATCTTCCAGCTCTGAAGAATCATCTTCAAGTGAAAGTTCGGAATCTTCATCCAGTGCTAGTTCAGAATCGAGCAGTTCAGCTGAAAGCTCCTCTTCAGCTGCCTCTAGCTCGGCTGAACAGCCTGCTGATAATAATCAAAACCAATAA
- the mvk gene encoding mevalonate kinase, giving the protein MKNLATGTSHAKIILIGEHGVVYGQPAIALPISTIQMQAVIHQQTTAQTVKSRYFNGDFQSMSANLGGIQALIKTLLLRFDAPDQGFDIHITSDIPSERGMGSSAAAAVAVTRAFYDFFERPLPQQVLLKTANIAESYTHGQPSGLDVATASATAPVWFIKGRENYPIPVKLPGYLVIADTGIKSQTKVAVATVRNLLMVEGETIQTRIDDLGRLTRQTRTALATGNLAALATAINAAQDDLRSLGVSHPALEQLLAVARQNGAVAAKLTGSGQGGCMLAVVPEAEIANTLSQKLSAAGATATWVEPLLPTD; this is encoded by the coding sequence TTGAAAAATCTAGCTACCGGCACTAGTCATGCCAAAATTATTCTAATTGGCGAGCATGGCGTGGTTTATGGTCAACCCGCAATTGCGCTCCCAATTTCAACGATCCAAATGCAAGCCGTCATTCATCAGCAGACGACCGCACAAACGGTTAAAAGCCGTTACTTTAATGGTGATTTTCAGTCGATGAGTGCTAATTTAGGCGGGATTCAAGCACTGATTAAAACACTATTATTACGCTTTGATGCGCCTGATCAAGGCTTTGACATCCATATTACTAGTGATATTCCGTCAGAACGTGGGATGGGCTCATCAGCAGCGGCGGCCGTAGCGGTCACACGGGCTTTTTATGATTTCTTTGAACGACCATTACCACAACAAGTATTGCTTAAAACCGCTAATATCGCTGAAAGTTATACGCACGGTCAACCGAGTGGCTTAGACGTGGCCACGGCCAGTGCGACAGCTCCAGTTTGGTTTATCAAAGGACGCGAAAATTACCCAATTCCAGTCAAATTGCCAGGCTACTTAGTCATCGCAGATACCGGCATCAAGAGCCAGACCAAAGTTGCGGTTGCAACCGTTCGTAACCTATTGATGGTCGAAGGTGAGACCATTCAAACACGCATCGACGACTTAGGCCGCCTGACTCGCCAAACACGAACCGCACTCGCAACGGGAAACTTAGCGGCGCTTGCGACAGCGATCAACGCTGCACAAGATGATCTGCGGTCACTCGGCGTCAGTCATCCCGCATTAGAGCAACTATTAGCCGTGGCCCGCCAAAATGGGGCCGTTGCAGCGAAGCTGACGGGTAGTGGTCAAGGCGGCTGCATGTTAGCTGTCGTTCCAGAGGCCGAGATCGCCAACACCCTGTCACAAAAACTATCGGCAGCTGGTGCAACGGCCACCTGGGTCGAGCCTTTGTTGCCAACCGATTAA
- a CDS encoding DnaD domain-containing protein, whose product MDQLTQAIINGGQTTIANVLLEHYRELGLTNAELLVYLQFKRLMDQGDTFPDANQVAESLGETSNTVFQHLHEMLAKKLLTIESVTANDQKIHDRYNFDGLYEKLAVALTRTPKTETATVVENNENSRQKVFKSIETEFGRALSPMEMESISKWFDENHYDPEIIELALREAVLRQVYNLTYMDRILLNWQKRHLTTAAQIEADKQRGIENRLNSAPKPQRQTGANAGPKIPLFKLGEDQSK is encoded by the coding sequence ATGGATCAACTCACACAAGCAATTATCAATGGTGGTCAAACGACGATTGCCAATGTTTTGCTAGAACATTACCGCGAACTGGGGCTAACTAATGCGGAATTGCTAGTTTATTTGCAATTTAAACGTTTGATGGACCAAGGGGATACTTTTCCTGATGCAAATCAGGTGGCAGAGAGTCTTGGAGAGACTAGCAACACGGTTTTTCAACATTTACATGAAATGCTTGCCAAGAAGCTCCTGACAATTGAATCAGTCACCGCTAATGATCAAAAAATTCATGATCGGTATAATTTTGATGGCTTATATGAAAAATTAGCCGTGGCGCTGACACGGACTCCTAAGACTGAAACTGCAACGGTGGTTGAAAACAACGAAAATTCACGGCAGAAGGTTTTTAAGTCGATTGAAACGGAATTCGGTCGGGCGTTGTCACCGATGGAAATGGAAAGTATTAGTAAGTGGTTTGATGAGAATCATTATGACCCTGAAATCATTGAATTGGCTTTGCGTGAAGCCGTCTTACGTCAGGTTTATAATTTAACTTATATGGATCGTATTTTGTTGAACTGGCAGAAGCGTCATTTAACCACAGCGGCCCAAATTGAAGCCGACAAGCAACGTGGTATTGAGAATCGCTTGAATTCTGCACCTAAGCCGCAACGCCAGACCGGCGCTAACGCGGGTCCCAAGATTCCTTTATTTAAACTTGGTGAAGATCAATCAAAATAG
- a CDS encoding helicase C-terminal domain-containing protein, with translation MKPNTTYAVVDIETTGTSVKDGDRIIQIGCAFVKNNKIINTFAADVNPLTTVPPVIENLTGISNARVRKAPPFDDLAGTIYSLLQGTVFVAHNVNFDLPFINAELQRVGYPELPIQAVDTVSLSQILLPTAPSFRLRDLSGLLNIEHDHPHAADSDAIATAHLFIFLQKRLAHLPLITLQQMVQLTPELPRETAELFAYALQQGKKQPGRLPKELMIRNGLALRKKALPQQAVGRKKLRYPVTKAQKMQLFGDDLTYRPQQARMMNQIYRHYTKAATTSEPLMIEAPTGTGKTLGYLLPLAYLAQGDRQVIVSTATTVLQTQLLDQGVQLLNTLLPEPVTAVVIKGNQHYVDLDRFARGLALHEHSKQTQLLKLRVLVWLTTTTTGDLDELHLTTYQAPYFTEIAHHGVASLKADDPFFKDDFLRFRDQLTAQATFIITNHAYLMRHVAQLGSRQQQPLLVLDEAQHLADGVLHESRQRFNFNFYMAACHSLTSRIDQEHGLNLRALFAEQPQADYRLKLLDNSLNDTDLHFQQLQAALARTFVPHQKGGSQPVEISITTEAVTSFFAENNGLVRQLQTAIENCFLQFQQLNEQYQHDQGEILPPEQHVLDDFFNRMQDLRQAYDLLRTWLMPATREQRVFWISLNQWHDRGSLTMSGSLIDTKGYFKSQLYPYFTAPLFTGATLFATGKSQYVYSQLDLAPKTTVHHRLSTPFDLEKQARLLIATDATAAEEPSGKQRVAYLTRAIHDIVTAAPKQTLILFNSLNLIEAVFYSLHQTGLSSDRELLAQGVNGSREKLLRRFMQGDNAILLGAASFWEGIDLPQEQLELLIVTQIPFESPDQTTTKARYQQLRQAKVNPFYNEALPKAALKLRQGIGRLIRTDQDTGAAVILDDRLVTKRYGQTILKVLPKAMPPVEGSVAEITAALQKFFQK, from the coding sequence ATGAAACCAAACACGACCTATGCCGTTGTGGATATTGAGACCACCGGTACTAGTGTTAAGGATGGCGATCGTATCATCCAGATTGGCTGTGCGTTCGTTAAAAACAATAAAATAATTAATACTTTTGCTGCGGATGTTAATCCGCTGACAACCGTGCCACCAGTTATTGAAAATTTGACTGGGATCAGTAATGCGCGTGTCCGTAAAGCGCCACCATTTGATGACTTGGCAGGGACGATTTATAGCTTACTGCAGGGAACCGTGTTCGTTGCACATAACGTTAACTTTGACTTGCCGTTTATTAATGCTGAATTGCAGCGGGTTGGGTACCCAGAGTTACCGATTCAAGCCGTCGATACGGTCTCGTTAAGTCAGATTTTACTGCCGACCGCACCAAGCTTTCGACTACGCGATTTAAGTGGACTATTAAACATTGAGCACGATCATCCGCATGCGGCGGATAGTGATGCCATTGCCACGGCGCATTTATTCATTTTTCTCCAAAAACGCCTGGCTCATTTACCTTTGATCACGTTGCAGCAAATGGTGCAATTGACGCCGGAGTTGCCGCGAGAAACCGCGGAGTTATTTGCTTATGCCCTGCAACAGGGTAAAAAGCAACCCGGCCGCTTGCCGAAAGAACTGATGATTCGTAATGGGCTGGCTTTGCGCAAAAAGGCGCTGCCACAACAAGCAGTTGGGCGTAAAAAGTTACGTTATCCCGTGACCAAGGCGCAGAAAATGCAGCTGTTCGGTGATGATTTAACTTATCGGCCACAGCAAGCCCGGATGATGAATCAAATTTATCGGCATTACACGAAAGCGGCTACCACGTCCGAACCGTTGATGATTGAAGCACCGACCGGGACTGGAAAGACGCTGGGATACTTGTTACCTTTGGCTTATTTAGCACAAGGTGATCGCCAAGTGATCGTCAGTACGGCGACGACAGTATTGCAAACCCAACTGCTGGATCAAGGAGTCCAGTTGTTGAATACCTTACTGCCAGAACCAGTGACTGCAGTGGTGATCAAGGGAAATCAGCACTATGTTGACTTGGATCGTTTTGCTCGCGGACTCGCGCTCCATGAGCATTCCAAACAAACGCAGTTGTTAAAGTTACGAGTATTGGTTTGGTTGACGACGACCACGACGGGTGACCTGGACGAATTACATTTGACGACTTACCAAGCCCCATATTTTACGGAAATTGCGCATCACGGGGTCGCTTCGTTGAAGGCGGATGACCCATTCTTTAAAGATGACTTCTTACGTTTTCGAGACCAGCTGACGGCCCAAGCCACATTTATCATTACGAATCATGCTTATTTGATGCGGCATGTGGCCCAGTTAGGGAGTCGGCAACAACAGCCGTTGCTCGTCTTGGATGAAGCTCAGCATTTAGCAGATGGTGTCTTACATGAGTCACGGCAACGATTTAACTTTAACTTTTATATGGCGGCCTGCCATAGCTTGACGAGTCGGATCGATCAAGAACACGGTTTGAATTTACGTGCCTTGTTCGCGGAGCAACCGCAAGCCGACTATCGGTTGAAATTATTAGATAATTCATTAAATGATACTGATTTGCATTTTCAACAATTGCAAGCAGCATTGGCACGGACCTTTGTGCCACATCAAAAGGGCGGCAGTCAGCCCGTTGAGATTTCAATCACGACGGAAGCTGTGACGAGCTTTTTCGCGGAAAATAACGGGCTCGTGCGACAATTGCAAACGGCGATTGAAAATTGTTTCTTACAATTTCAACAGTTAAATGAACAGTATCAACATGATCAAGGCGAAATTTTACCACCAGAACAACATGTGTTAGATGATTTCTTTAATCGCATGCAAGATCTGCGGCAAGCTTATGATCTATTGCGAACTTGGTTGATGCCAGCAACGCGCGAACAACGCGTATTCTGGATCAGTCTCAATCAATGGCATGATCGTGGAAGCTTGACGATGTCTGGAAGCTTGATCGATACGAAGGGCTATTTTAAGTCACAATTGTATCCATACTTCACAGCACCGTTATTTACCGGGGCCACCTTATTTGCCACCGGCAAGTCGCAGTATGTCTATAGCCAGTTGGACTTAGCGCCTAAGACGACGGTCCATCATCGGTTATCGACACCGTTCGACTTGGAGAAACAAGCCCGTTTACTCATTGCCACGGATGCTACGGCCGCCGAAGAACCCAGCGGTAAACAACGGGTCGCTTATCTGACACGAGCCATTCATGATATTGTCACTGCCGCACCCAAACAGACGTTGATCTTGTTTAATTCCTTAAATTTGATTGAGGCAGTTTTTTACAGCTTGCATCAAACGGGGCTCAGCTCGGATCGTGAGCTGTTAGCGCAAGGTGTCAACGGGAGTCGTGAAAAGTTATTGCGGCGTTTCATGCAAGGTGACAATGCCATCTTGCTCGGTGCGGCAAGTTTCTGGGAAGGCATAGATTTGCCACAGGAACAGTTGGAATTATTAATTGTGACGCAGATTCCATTCGAATCGCCTGATCAGACGACTACTAAGGCACGGTACCAACAATTGCGCCAAGCCAAAGTCAATCCTTTCTATAACGAAGCGTTACCAAAAGCGGCTTTGAAATTGCGTCAAGGAATCGGCCGGTTGATTCGCACGGATCAGGATACTGGTGCGGCGGTGATTTTAGATGATCGCCTCGTCACCAAACGCTATGGTCAGACCATTTTAAAGGTGCTACCTAAGGCGATGCCGCCAGTGGAAGGGTCAGTAGCTGAAATTACGGCTGCTTTACAAAAGTTTTTCCAAAAGTGA
- a CDS encoding DUF1273 domain-containing protein has translation MSRLWMSGYRSYELDVFSDQDDKLKVIKYALTSYLTEQIEDGVDWLITGGQLGVEQWCAEVGLDLKKTYPELKVAIMLPYAEFGGRWNETNQAKLQVLLADVDFHASVSKQTYENPQQLKNYQEFMLTHTDAAALVYDPDNPGKPAYDYDIIRSFNGEHPYPLTIIDFDWLQESANEYAEKQNNGFNFE, from the coding sequence GTGAGTCGATTATGGATGAGTGGCTATCGAAGTTATGAATTAGATGTTTTTAGTGACCAAGATGATAAATTAAAAGTGATTAAATATGCACTAACCAGTTACTTGACGGAACAGATTGAAGACGGTGTCGATTGGCTCATTACCGGTGGTCAGCTGGGTGTTGAACAGTGGTGTGCGGAAGTCGGGCTCGATTTAAAAAAGACTTATCCTGAATTAAAAGTGGCCATCATGCTACCATACGCCGAATTTGGGGGCCGTTGGAACGAAACCAATCAAGCTAAATTACAAGTGTTATTGGCAGATGTTGATTTTCATGCGTCAGTTAGTAAACAAACTTATGAAAATCCACAACAATTAAAAAATTATCAAGAATTCATGTTAACCCATACAGATGCGGCCGCTTTGGTGTATGATCCTGATAACCCCGGAAAACCAGCGTATGACTATGATATTATTCGGTCGTTCAATGGGGAGCATCCGTATCCTTTGACGATCATCGACTTCGATTGGTTACAAGAAAGTGCGAATGAGTATGCAGAAAAGCAGAATAATGGTTTTAATTTTGAATAA